From the Rhinatrema bivittatum chromosome 7, aRhiBiv1.1, whole genome shotgun sequence genome, one window contains:
- the THAP11 gene encoding THAP domain-containing protein 11, with protein MPGFTCCVPGCYSNSHRDKALHFYTFPKDPELRRLWLKNVSRAGVSGCFSTFHPTTGHRVCSLHFPGGRKTYSVRVPTIFPLRGVNEKKTRRGGGAGSRKQRLHPGGGCTTAVLVATIGGGDDVGEQLEVTTGEADVITAGGGEDTKPMDLTVQVEGSGVPEGPGSSSSHQHLRVVLVRDDPDAAAYGYPAFLDSSSDHSYSLSSGTTSEELLRKLNEQRDIIALMEVKMKEMKASIRHLRVTEVKLREEIREKDRQLSIAVIRKKHGM; from the coding sequence ATGCCGGGTTTCACCTGCTGCGTGCCCGGCTGTTACAGCAACTCGCACCGGGACAAGGCACTGCACTTCTACACCTTCCCGAAGGACCCGGAGCTGCGGCGGCTCTGGCTGAAGAATGTGTCTCGGGCCGGGGTCAGCGGCTGCTTCAGCACCTTCCATCCCACCACGGGCCACCGTGTCTGCAGCCTGCACTTCCCGGGCGGCCGCAAGACCTACAGCGTGCGGGTGCCCACCATCTTCCCGCTGCGCGGAGTGAACGAAAAGAAAACTCGGCGGGGCGGAGGCGCGGGCAGTAGGAAGCAGCGGCTGCATCCCGGAGGTGGCTGCACGACCGCTGTGCTTGTCGCCACCATAGGGGGAGGCGATGATGTGGGGGAACAGCTGGAGGTCACAACCGGGGAAGCCGATGTGATCACGGCTGGCGGAGGCGAGGACACCAAGCCCATGGACCTGACAGTACAGGTGGAAGGGTCCGGGGTGCCTGAGGGACCCGGCTCTTCCTCTTCCCACCAGCATCTGCGGGTGGTGCTGGTGCGGGACGATCCGGATGCAGCTGCCTATGGCTACCCCGCTTTCCTGGACTCCTCCTCCGACCACTCGTACTCGCTGTCATCAGGCACCACCTCCGAGGAACTGCTGCGCAAGCTGAACGAGCAACGCGACATCATTGCTCTCATGGAAGTCAAGATGAAAGAGATGAAAGCCAGCATCCGACACCTGCGGGTCACCGAAGTCAAGCTGCGGGAGGAGATCCGCGAGAAGGACCGACAGCTCTCCATCGCCGTCATCCGCAAGAAGCACGGTATGTAA